The uncultured Sphaerochaeta sp. genome includes the window ACATTCTCAAGCCTCTATGTCGATGTTGTGGTCACCATATTCATGCTTATTGCTGGAGCCAACTTTGCACTCTACTACAAGGCCATCAGTGGAAAATTGAAATCCGTTCTGAGGGATGGTGAGCTTCGCTTCTATCTTGGTATCTGGGCATTGGTGGCACTGCTTGCAGCTTGGCATCTCACATTTTCAAATACCTATGGTTCCTTCGGTGAGGCTTTCCGCTACAGTGCATTTCTCACTGCATCCATTCTCACCACCACAGGTTTTGCTACCACTGACTATGTGCTCTGGCCTGCCTTTCCGCAGATGCTTTTCTTTCTGCTCTTCTTCATCGGAGGATCGGCAGGATCTGCCGGGGGTGGTGTCAAGGTGGTCAGGATTGCCACGCTCTTCAAGATGGGGAGAGCCCACATCAAACAGAGAATTCACCCAAAAGGAATTTTCCAGGTAAGGGTCGGCCATACTACCGTTCCAGAAGAACTGATGCGTTCCATTGCGACCTTCTTTGGTGTCTACATATTTACAGGAGTTATCGGAGCCGTTCTGATCTCCTTGAGTGGACTTGACCCCTTTTCCAGTGTCGCCGCATCTTTCCTCTGCCTTGGCAATATAGGGATTGGGTTTGCTGAGGTCGGCCCCACAGGCAATTTTGCATTTCTTCCCTCAGCTCTGAAATGGGTGTGTGCCTTCCTGATGCTGGTAGGGCGTCTTGAATTGTTTACCGTTTTTGTCCTGTTTTCAAAACATTTCTGGAAGCGTTGATAGAAAAACCATAGCTTGTCTGACATGTGGGTGGATTTTTTTCCACAGATTCCGTAAGATGGCAAAAAACCGGGTCAGTACACCCGATATGAGAAAGGAGCCTCAGATGAAAAACATCCTCTTGATCCCCGATTCCTTCAAGGGAACCATGAGTTCTGAACAGATCTGTTCCATCATGGACAGAGCTATCAAGCGCCACTACAGCGATGCAAAAGTCACCAGTATCCCGGTCGCAGACGGAGGAGAAGGGAGCGTAGATGCTTTTCTTCAAGCCCTCGGTGGGGAGAAACGTATCGTAACTGTGCAAGGCCCCTTTGGACAACTCATGGAAAGTTTCTATGGAATTATCAAGGGCGATACTGCTGTCATCGAGATGGCTTCCTGCGCAGGGCTTCCCCTGGTAGGAGATGAACTCCGCCCGGACAAGACCACAACCTATGGCGTTGGACAGCTTATGCTTGATGCAGCAAAAAACGGTTGCAAGCACATCATCGTCGGTCTTGGAGGCAGTTCCACCAATGATGGTGGGTGCGGTGCTGCAGCCGCTTGCGGTGTTGTGTTCAAGGATAAGGATGGCAATGCATTTGTTCCTACCGGAGGAACGATGGATCAGGTCGTATCGATTGACACATCAGATCTCGATCCAGCTCTCAAGCAGGTAACCATCACCACCATGTGTGACATCGACAACCCATTCCATGGGACCAATGGTGCAGCCTATATTTTCGGACCACAGAAAGGCGCAGATCCTGAGATGGTAAAAGTACTGGATTCCAACCTTAAAAGTCTCGCTGGAGTAATCAAGAAAGATCTGGGTATTGACGTACAGGCAATCCCCGGCAGTGGAGCAGCAGGTGGAATGGGTGGCGGCATGGCTGCCTTCTTCTCCTCTACCCTGCAGATGGGAATCGAAACCGTATTGGATACCGTCAACTTCGACTCCCTGCTCAAGGAAGCAGACCTGGTCCTGACCGGTGAAGGCAAGATAGATGGCCAGTCTCTCAGGGGCAAGGTGGTTATCGGAGTATCCAGACGTGCCAAGAAAGCCAAGGTACCGGTACTCGCTATCGTAGGAGATATCGGGGATGACGTGGAAGGTGCCTATGACGAGGGTGTTACCGGCATTTTCTCGATCAATAGAGTCGCAGTTGAGTTCAAGAAGGCGAAGGGCCGGGCTCCAGAGGATATGGAGAAGACCATCGACAACCTGATGCGATTCACCAAGCAGATGGGACTGTGAACCGAACAGCATTGATAGAGAGGCTCAGCGAACTTGCTGAGCCTTCTTATCGCTCATTCCAGCTGAAACTACAAGTCTCAAATGGAGTGGTGTATGGAGTCAGGGCACCAGCACTACAGAAGTTGGCAAAACACATTGCCTCAACGCAGGGCATGTCTCTTTTTACAGAACTGCTCCACAGTGATTCCCTCTCCTATGAAGAGACCATCATCCTCTATAAGCTCTTTGGTCTGATATCCCTCACACAAGAGGAGCGGCTTGCCTATTTGCCTGCACTGTTACCCTACAACAATAGCTGGGCCACCAATGACTGCCTCGCATCTGAGATGAAATGGATACGGAGCAATAGGGATTTCTACTTCCCCTACTTCAATGAGTTGCTAACACACGAAGCCCCCTATGATAAGCGGCTTGGAGTTGTCACCCTGATGATCTTCTACCTTGAACCGGCCACCATAGAAGAAGTCTTACAGAAAATCTCTCATGTTGAGAGCGATCACTACTACGTTATGATGGCACTTGCCTGGGCGTATACAAGTGCATACTGCAAGGACAAGGAGAAAACCCTTCCCTACCTGCAACCCGGGATTCTTGCTGAGAAGGTAAGAAAAAAAGCCATCCAGAAGTGTATTGAATCACGCTTGGTCAGTGATGAGGACAAAACACGACTCAAGGCTCTCAGGCAAGCACCCTGAGCGCATTCCCAGACCACATCCCTTCAAGGTCGGTGGGTGAGAATCCTCTCTTGGCAAGTGCATCCCAAAGTTTGTCCATCTTACTGTAGTGATCAATTTCCAATGTCCCATAGATTCCATCAAAATCAGTCCCCACAGCAATCACCTGAGATCCTCCAACTTGTTTGAGATGACATGCATGTCTTACCATTGCCTCCAAGCTGCTGTGTCCCCAGTCTTCTGAAAGAAAGGAAGGACAGAAATTCAGGCCAACCACACCACCAGCAT containing:
- a CDS encoding TrkH family potassium uptake protein; this encodes MINWKLDLRLLSFIVLFIGLLMGIPTALAFNYQETDAIKGFLVAYAAIAIFCTTILISTGKSQNKQMLARDGYLVVTLTWVIATAFSAIPLVASGAYVDYPSAYFEIMSGFTTTGATVLPEIESLPKSILFWRSQTNWLGGMGIVVLFVALLPALGVSGALLVGAETVGPTKDKLTPKIKNTALILWSIYIGFSVLETILLLLGGLSLYDAVTVTFSTMAAAGFCVKNSSIGTFSSLYVDVVVTIFMLIAGANFALYYKAISGKLKSVLRDGELRFYLGIWALVALLAAWHLTFSNTYGSFGEAFRYSAFLTASILTTTGFATTDYVLWPAFPQMLFFLLFFIGGSAGSAGGGVKVVRIATLFKMGRAHIKQRIHPKGIFQVRVGHTTVPEELMRSIATFFGVYIFTGVIGAVLISLSGLDPFSSVAASFLCLGNIGIGFAEVGPTGNFAFLPSALKWVCAFLMLVGRLELFTVFVLFSKHFWKR
- a CDS encoding glycerate kinase — protein: MKNILLIPDSFKGTMSSEQICSIMDRAIKRHYSDAKVTSIPVADGGEGSVDAFLQALGGEKRIVTVQGPFGQLMESFYGIIKGDTAVIEMASCAGLPLVGDELRPDKTTTYGVGQLMLDAAKNGCKHIIVGLGGSSTNDGGCGAAAACGVVFKDKDGNAFVPTGGTMDQVVSIDTSDLDPALKQVTITTMCDIDNPFHGTNGAAYIFGPQKGADPEMVKVLDSNLKSLAGVIKKDLGIDVQAIPGSGAAGGMGGGMAAFFSSTLQMGIETVLDTVNFDSLLKEADLVLTGEGKIDGQSLRGKVVIGVSRRAKKAKVPVLAIVGDIGDDVEGAYDEGVTGIFSINRVAVEFKKAKGRAPEDMEKTIDNLMRFTKQMGL
- a CDS encoding DNA alkylation repair protein, whose amino-acid sequence is MNRTALIERLSELAEPSYRSFQLKLQVSNGVVYGVRAPALQKLAKHIASTQGMSLFTELLHSDSLSYEETIILYKLFGLISLTQEERLAYLPALLPYNNSWATNDCLASEMKWIRSNRDFYFPYFNELLTHEAPYDKRLGVVTLMIFYLEPATIEEVLQKISHVESDHYYVMMALAWAYTSAYCKDKEKTLPYLQPGILAEKVRKKAIQKCIESRLVSDEDKTRLKALRQAP